The following DNA comes from Hordeum vulgare subsp. vulgare chromosome 3H, MorexV3_pseudomolecules_assembly, whole genome shotgun sequence.
CATCTAGTGCTGCTCACCATGATGCAAACAGTTAGTCGTAATGCTCAAATCATAAGATTCGGGTCTACACAAATATTTTTGAGAAATCATGTGTCAAGTACAATCATAATTTTGTAGCTGTATGGGAGTACAACCTAATTTGCAGCATCACTCTTGGTTTTCATAAGCTTGTTTCATTATTCATCTGTACATTAATTACGTGCTTAACAGTGTATGATATATAATTACCTGCATGCTATGAAACCACCCTGGCAACCAGCTCCTTTGCTCAAGGAGCCAACGCATATGTCAATGTCATCTTCACATCCAAACAGCTCAGGTATGCCACCACCGTTCTCGCCGCAAACAAGTGTTCCATGCGCCTTGAAAACGCACGCAATTGTAACCATTATTCGTCGATATGGGAAAATGCAATTGACTGAGATGAGAGGAGATAAAAGAATATACTAACATCATCAACGACCAGCAGAAAGCCGTGTTTCTTGCGTAATTCGACTAGTTGAGGTAACAGAGCAAAGTCCCCATCCATGCTGAACAGACTGCAAGCACATTGCAATTGCATACATGCATGGTTTATGTTAAGTTCAGAGGATGCTTGAATtcaagggactaaaactagtctgactaaaactagtctttttaagaggctaaagtttcaagcacactgactaaagagaggctaaaactagtcttaagACTAAAATCTTTtggtcaggggtacccctactaaaatgtgcattagtcctctctcttgtcatttaactcctcagacgagttctggattgaagggtttgcaggataataaatgctcattaacttgattttagtctctttagtatttggatccaaacatggatgaggctagcaagttttagtctcactacttttaatcatgggactaaaacgtatccaaccaCCCTCTATTACTCTTGACGATGTATTTGCATATAGTATATGAACAGGCAAGCACTAGGTGTTAATTCAATGGCAGGTTACTTGCCTGTCTGTGACGACAACTTTCTTTTCCATTGGGCAACTGGACCTGTGTACGGTACGGAAATCAAAATGTATAGCAATTGTTAATTCAAACCGTCCCAAGCTAAATTAATGACTGCCAATGTCAAGTGATGGAAATAAGGAGAGAAGACGCATGCATACAGGAGGAAATTAAGGTGAGACATGTCAGAGTGCTTGTAGACAAAGGCTGCTGCTTGGTGCTGCCTCTCCACGAGGCGGATCCCGTCGATAGTCGAGGCGTGGTTCAGCGCGTCCGAGAAAATTGCGATCCTCTCATCCTGTGTGGGTTTTCTCCCGGCAGCCAGAAGAGAGCTGATACTGCCCAGAGCAGACATCAAGGCCGTGTTTGCGGAAAATCCGGTGGGACAAAGAAGGCAGTCCTGTACAAGTCGCAGAACAGATCAGAATCGATCGATGTAATGGAGTTATGAAGGTGAAAAAATATATGATGGTTTTGTACCTCTTTTCTCTGCAGTTTCGCCAGTGACTCCTCCACCAATTTGTGGTAAGTAGTATACCCACAGATCAACGAAGAGCCTCTCGGCCCCATGCCGTACTCTTGAGCTGCCTGACAAGCATATATAGCATGCACAAATTAGAATTGCCAGGTAGCTTGTTCAGACTTCAGAGTACGCACGTACTGCTACAGTCCTACTAGCAAATGAAATAAGAACCTTGACTGCGGCCTCGCGGACTGCCGGATGCGAGCTGAGGCACATGTAGTCGTTCCCGGAGAAGAGGATCAGTTCTCGGTTCAactcgccttcttcttcttggctGCTCACCTCGCCATCTAACCAGAATTGAACAAACGTATGCACGTACGTGAGCCCACCGCACCGTTCATTCAGTATGGTTACAAGCAAGTAAAAATGTGGCATGCTCCTGCATGGTTGGGAGGCAGAGGTACATATGGGGCACTGACTTGCGGCGAGCCATTGTCGGATGGAGGCGCGGTCGACCTGGATCTCGACGGTGGCGCGGTCCCAGGGCCCCGGCCCGGCGAAGCTGGTttcggagggcggcggcggcggcgggagggcgATGAGGCGCGTGTTGAGCAGCACTCTCCTAGCGGCCAGGCTCGCGAGCGCGCCGTCCACGAGCGTGTCCCACTGCGCCATCTCGTTTCGTTCCCGTCGCTCGGCACAGACGGCGAGGTGGCCTGGGTGAGACCAGAGGCTATATATCATATTTATATTCCGTACTCCCTCAGCCTTGAAATAAATGTCTTAATTTTATATTACTCTATTATAAAATTGTATTAAAATCGaaacacttattttaagacggacTGAGTATTTCATAACGTGTATAGTATGATACAATGCGCTGGCTGACACCTGGTAATagggacatgcatgcatgcatgcatcattggactcgagattggattggatttggatcagaaTGGGTGAATGTGATCGCTCTCATATTCCCCTGATTTGGATATCTGATGATTCACCGATGGTCCTATCAATTCGATTATTGCACTTGGATTTGCTTGTGAATAGAGGGGGCTGGCTAATCCACATTTGTGTGATTTGTGGCCAGGCAAGAAAGGCAGCCAAAACGCATGAATTTGGTTGGCCCCTCATAGATTCGGGCGTTGCTATGCATGTTCGGATGTTATACACCACTAGCATGTCCGGGTGCATCTTTGCATGTATCTCTTACGTGGAAAGAGAAATGGTAGGCCGGCATGTACGGTTTATTTTCATCTCACACTAATGGGGACAgagcctttagtctcggttcatcaaccgggaccaaaggtgcttcacgtggCCGCTTCGTagggagtacctttagtcccggttttacttacgaaccgggactaaaggatccgtctgttttttttttatccgaaaaggtagattttttttaatttttttcaaattttatttttgaatattttttatgttttattctaattttctaatctttgaattatttgacaatttaatctctaatcacccatcctccctgctctagcgtggatcactcatttcaaattgtctaacttcccggccgatcaaccatcctttcactgcttcagcccgagcacgcttaactttctggttctatcgcccctagttgccaagtgtgcacttgttgttttcctgacaatagtaagctatcaatcctaaacaacttgggtcttgatgtcatgtcacatgatttaattttttaaattacatacaattattaaaataaacttaataagtaacaataatagtgaatttcaatgaaaacaacctaatatttttaaataaaattaattttcttttttttttggaaaaaacttctttttgaaataactttttttccatttggaattttgagcatgtgagaaaacttcaccgggcaagcccgggtgaaatcgagtaccaattttttttagttttttttatatattaattttttgtagacgtcgtatgcaaaagttatggccgtttatttttttcctttttttgcattaaatatgcaccatactacaacatgttaaaatctacataaagaactaactaaaaataataaaaaacaacaattaaatgactaaaacaactatataagcaaaacaatatttctttaaataaaatcctaatttaaattattctaaaaataaccaaataaatcttactgtgacaacaatctaacacatgagtgggagcaaaaagaattaaattaaaaaatgtttgtaaactcaagttattcaaaaactgggtttgaagcaaatttaaacaaattcaaatttaaaaccattcaaatttgaaaactaatggcacaaacagaaactagacaaaattttgaatctaatgcaaaaagaatcaatcaaaaacatcaaatatcctaaaagatataagcaatttaaaacagaaactacaaacaagaatttaaaaacagaaaaaaaaatctgaacacctttagtcccagttcgtgtcacgaaccgggactaaaggtctaccctttagtcccggttcaagacaccaaccgggactaaatcctccaaaccctttagtcccggttcgagacacgaaccgggactgaaggtcccatttgaaccgggactaatgcccgagcggcgcctttgccgctcgaaccgggactaatactaacattagtcccggttcataaaggaaccgggactaatgtgtttttcaaGCTGGGACGAAAGCCCTTATTTCTACTAGTGTCACCTCTCATCACCGTCCCTTCAcgttggttttctttccttccaTCTCATGTTGGTTTTTTCCTTTCCCCCCTTTCacatttattttttcttcttcggtCCGGTCTTTCTTCTAAACCGTTCAGCTCCAAACTCTATCCTCTCATCTACTCAAATGCAGCAAATATTTTCCAAGAGAAAGAATCCGGAAGCAATCCTCTTTTCTCAAAAATCATATGCAATCCCATTAAACTAATTGGCTCTTGACGAGTGTCATGAGCAAATGCGGAAAATCTGTCCCGAGGGAGGGAATCCGGATGCAATTCCCTCTTTCTAAAATCGTGACGCAGTCTGATTAGATTGATTGACTCTCATTCAGTACCCAAATTAAAACACATAACTTTTTTGGTTTCTATTATTCAAGTACATACCTGTTTGGTTTCGCTTCTCGTGCGTCGATCTCCGTGGGTCCACTAAACAAGAGTTATTTGCGCCTTGCCTCCCACCATCATCCTTTCACGTCGGTTTTCATTCTTCCCACCCCATGTTGGTTTTTCCCGTCCACCTTCCACATTTGATTTTTTTCTCCTTCAATCTGGTCTTTTCTCGAAATCGTTCGACTCCAGACTCTATCCCCTCACCCACTCATATGCAACAGATCTCTCCTGAGGAAAAGAATCCAGAAGCAATCCTCTCTTTGCTAAAATCATATGCAATCTTGTCATATTGATTGACACTTTATGAGTGTCATGAGAAAATGCGGCAATTCTCTACCGAGGGAAGGAATCCGGACGCAATCCCATCCTTCCAAAAACCGAGAGCAACCCGATTACATTGATTAACTCTCCTTTAGAGCTCAAATTCAAGTACATAACTTCTTAATTTCTGTTATTCAAGTACATAACTGCTTGGTTTCGCTCTTGGGTCATCGATCTCCACAAATCAACTAACCGAAGGGGTTTTTTTGCTTGAAAACTGCATGTAATTGGGTACGCTATTATTCATTGACCAGTAGATGGATACATGCATATCATGTATGATATTAATCTAGCGTTACTAAAAACTAAGATATTAACTACATGATGGTATTATGTAGGATATATTTTCAGAAAGCTGGGATATTAATTGCATGTTGATTATGTGATTAGTGCTAACATTAATATTTGATATAATATTGATTTCATGCTAAAAATGTTGAGCGCTCATCATTGGAGCAATCTAGGTTCTTCGATACACATATTTTGATGGCCAAGATTTATTGGATATGCCCCTTTGTGTCTTTTTATATGGGTACTACGACAACACCCATGCTTTGCAACAACACATAAATATATAGCACATTGGCTTGCGATTTACCTTATATTTTATAAGATTTTTTGTAAGTTAATTAATATAAAATTTGTTTAGAGGGTAAGTAAATTAAGATGGCTAGTTATTATACAGGGAAGGTAGAACAAATGGGGTGGTGGAAGAAAAGTGAGACATAAAGCCTTAAATATTTTCAATTTAATTTAATATATAACTGTCCATACGTTCAAGCGGGACCATAAACATTCTAGTAGATTAGTATGTGACTGCATGTCGGTGCACTAAAATTTTAGTAAGTTTTTGTACACAGTAATCATGATTTTACCTCTCATCTTATTGTTAAGCATTTATTTGATAAGAACTTATTTAACATGTTCTTGTACCCAGTCACCATGGTTTATGTGCCATCTTATTGCTCTGTTGGTTAATAACTTAATGAATTACCATAAACCATCATCTTATTTTGGCAAGTTAATATAATGTGGGACAAATGAGTCAATATTCAAGAAAACTGATGGGGAAACCCAAAAAAGGGAGggacaaaggaaaaaaagaaatggaggagggaggacgaaCGTACAAAAACAGGTTGGACGAAGAAAAGGTgaaatgtgacagcccgagaccgacgtcccagaagattcccatgttatttccgttttcgtcgtgtgatattttgtttgttgcattcatcttgcgcatcacggcatcatgcatggcatcatgtcaactgtgtttttgtcggtgttgcttgttgccgtgttgttgggtgttagtgccttatgagtggcgttgttttgttggagtgatgagagtgggtgcgtgagagccacctcaaaaccctgttgcaccgaggacgtaaaacccttctcccctcgtatttcattttttttggttttgctaaagagttcagttttaacccccttCAAAAAAGGCGTCTTCTttaaaaaatcattttattaaatgggggcaaccccttgggttttctttatttcttccttttgtttgttttctaaaacagtctcatttcttttctcctttgaagagcctttattttattctttaaataaaaaggggttttattttattcttttgtaaaagggtttgttttaatttttcaaaaggttatttttattcgtttaaaaagtgcccaatctattttatagttggggcatAATTTTTGTTTTAAGAAGTCAAAGGCCTTTATTTTTAAacattttttctttttgtttaagCTTCATGTTTTTTTTAAAAGGGAAGAAAACCAAAGGGGGAGgaccccaggccaaggcccagccggccaaggcccaaggcctCCCCTCCCTTGCCCTAGCGATGCAGCCCCCTCGTCCCCCTCGCGCAGCCTCCTTCCTCCCCGTGCCGAGCCCCCTTGCCGATCCCGATCCCCCCTCGCGCagccttccttccttcccctgcCGAGCCCCTCTGCCGCGCCCTCGCCCTCGCACTGCTCGCCGGCCTCAACCTCGTCCTGCCGCGCGCCTCCGTCCCCGCGCTGCAAGCCCCCCCACCCCCGCGCCGCCTCTTCCGcccctgcgcgccgccgccggcctctgcAACAGCTGTCGCCGCTGCCCGAGCTCTCCCGTGACCGGTAGTGCCCGCCgacgcctcggcctcgcccctcTCGAGCCTCTGCCGTCGTTCCAGGCCTCGCCCCTCGCCGGCCTCCCGGGCGCCGCCTCCGGCAGCCCCGCGCGCTGCCCGTCTCCTGCGCGTCGCCGCCCCGGCAGGCCCCGCCGCCGCACTCTCAGCCGCCACGCGCCGCCCTCGATCCCGCCTGCCTGCGCGTCGCCGCAGCGACCTCCCGTTCTTCCCCCGTGCTCGCCCTGTAGCAGCTGCTTGTTGCTGTCGGCTGAATTTGCTAGCTTGCTGTTGCGTTTTGTTTTGCTGCTGCTTGCATGTTGCTGCTGCCAGCTAGCTGGAGCCGATGCTGTTACTATGCTTGTGCTGCCGCTACTTGCCTTTGCTAGCCGTAGCTTTGCTGCTGCTTGCCTGATTTGCTGCTTGTAGTTGCTTTGCATGCCGTAGCTGCTTGCTGTAGTTAGTTGCTTTGCTAGCTGCTGCTTGCTAGCGTGCTTGGTGTAGCTGTTGTGCTGCTTGCTGGCTAGCTTTAGCCGCCAGTTAGATGTAGGTTGCTTGCTGAGGCATGCTAGTGGCTAGATGTTTGTTGCTGCCGCTAGTAGCCGTGGCCTCTGCTCGCCTTTGTTGTGGTGTCGCCTGCCATCACCGCGTCGACCATCCCCGCCGTCGTGGAATCAACAAGTTCGTCGAGTCCACGTCGTCCTCGACTAcccccggaacgtgttcgactaccgacgccgaagaccgtgtaccgaTGCCAAGAGTACGACTATCGTCGACGATACCCGAGCACAGAGATGACTTCCACTACGACCTCGACTTCCATGATGACCTATGTTTTCATCGCTCCGAACCGAACCGCAACGATGTGCACGATTCGAAGGTATATCGatgggacgtgtcgtgtaccgtaatgttgtgatgtatgagatgaaccgtATGTTTGCGCCTCTATATGTTGCCCGTAGCACGTTGTCTCTCTTTTGTCGCGCCCTCGACACATGagaacccgatatacgggatcacaccatctttatttagcgttcccgcacacgttcccagtatgttggtgttggggaacgtcgcatgggaaacaaaaaatttcctacgcgcacgaagacctatcatggtgatgtccatctacgagaggggatgagtgatctacgtacccttgtagatcgtacagcagaagcgttagagaatgcggttgatgtagtggaacgtcctcacgtccctcgatccgccccgtgaacaatcccgcgatcagtcccacgatctagtaccgaacggacggcacctccgcgttcagcacacgtacaactcgacgatgatctcagccttcttgatccagcaagagagacggagaggtagaagagttctctggcagcgtgacggcgctccggaggttggtgatgatcttgtctcagcagggctccgcccgagctccgcccgagctccgcacaaacacgatctagaggaaaaactatggaggtatgtggtcgggcagccgtgagaaagtcgtctcaaatctgccctaaaagccccatatatataggaggagggagggggaccttgccttggggtccaagggactcccaaggggtcggccgagccaagggggggaggactcccccccccccaaaccgtgttggacttggtttggtgggaggagtccccctcccttcccacttcttccctctttttttttcttttcctttgattttcttatcttggcgcataggctcccttggggctgtcccaccagcccactaagggctggtgtgtcccccaaaagcctatgggcttccccggagtgggttgcccccctccggtgaactcccggaacccattcgtcattcccggtacattcccggtaactccgaaaaccttccggtaatcaaatgaggtcatcctatatatcaatcttcgtttccggaccattccggaaaccctcgtgacgtccgtgatctcatccgggactccgaacaacattcggtaaccaaccatataactcaaatacgcataaaacaacgtcgaaccttaagtgtgcagaccctgcgggttcgagaactatgtagacatgacccgagagactcctcagtcaatatccaatagcgggacctggatgcccatattggatcctacatattctacgaagatctttatcgtttgaacctcagtgccaaggattcgtataatcctgtatgtcattccctttgtccttcggtatgttacttgcccgagattcgatcgtcagtatccgtatacctatttcaatcttgtttaccggcaagtctctttactcgttccgtaatacaagatcccgcaacttacactaagttacattgcttgcaaggcttgtgtgtgatgttgtattaccgagtgggccccgagatacctctccgtcacacggagtgacaaatcccagtcttgatccatactaactcaactaacaccttcggagatacctgtagagcatctttatagtcacccagttacgttgcgacgtttgatacacacaaagcattcctccggtgtcagtgagttatatgatctcatggtcataggaataaatacttgacacgcagaaaacagtagcaacaaaatgacacggtcaacatgctacgtctattagtttgggtctagtccatcacgtgattctcctaatgccgtgatccagttatcaagcaacaacactttgttcataatcagaagacactgactatcatcgatcaactggctagccaactagaggcatgctagggacggtgttttgtctatgtatccacacatgtaaatgattcttcattcaatacaattatagcatggataataaactattatcttgatacaggaattataataataactatacatttattattgcctctagggcataattccaacagtctcccacttgcactagagtcaataatctagccctcacatcaccatgtgaattacattgtaattaatctaacatccatacagttctggtgtcgatcatgttttggccatggaagaggtttagtcagcgggtctgctacattcagatccgtgtgcactttgcatatatttacgtcctcctcctcgacgtagtcgcggatgaggttgaagcgtcgtttgatgtgtctggtcttcttgtgaaaccttggttcttttgctaaggcaatggcaccagtgttgtcacagaacaaggttattggatccagtgcacttggcaccactccaagatccgtcatgaactgcttcatccagacaccctccttagccgcctctgaggcagccatgtactccgctcacatgtagaatctgctacgacgctttgcttggaactgcaccagcttactgcacccccattaagaataaatacgtatccggtttgcgacttagagtcgtccagatctgtgtcaaagcttgcatcgacgcaaccttttacggcgagctcttcgtcacctccatacacgagaaacatctccttagtccttttcaggtacttcaggatattcttgaccgccgtccagtgatccactcctggattactctggaacctacctgccatacttatggccaggctaacatccggtctagtgcacaacattgcatacatgatagagcctacggctgaagcataggggacggagcgcatatgctctctatcttcatcagttgctgggcactgagtcttactcaatctcgtaccttgtaacaccggcaagaactctttcttggactgttccattttgaacctcttcaaaactttatcaaggtatgtgctttgtgaaagtcctatcaggcgttttgatctatccctatagatcttaatgcctagaatgtaagcagcttctcctaggtccttcatagagaaacttttattcaagtaatcttttatgctctccaaaagctctacgttgtttccaatcagtaatatgtcatccacatataatattagaaacgccacagagctcccactcactttcttgtaaatacaagattctccaaccacttgtataaacccaaatgctttgatcacctcatcaaagcgcttgttccaactccgagatgcttgcaccagtccataaatggatcgctggagcttgcacaccttgttggcatttttaggatcgacaaaaccttcgggttgcatcatatacaactcttccttaaggaaaccattaaggaatgccgttttgacatccatctgccagatttcataatcgaaaaatgcagctattgctaacatgattctgacggatttaagcatcgctacgggtgagaaggtctcatcgtagtcaactcctggaacttgtgaaaaaccctttgccacaagtcgagctttataaacggtcacattaccgttagcgtccgtcttcttgttaaagatccatttgttctgaatagccttgcggccttcaggtagtatctccaaagtccacactttgttctcatacatggatcctatctcggatttcatggcttctagccatttgttggaatctgggcccaccattgcttcttcataatttgcaggttcattgttgtctaacaacatgattgacaagacgggattaccgtaccactctggagcagcgcgtgatctcgtcgacctgcgtggttcaacagaaacttgaactggagtttcatgattatcatcattaacttcctcctcaaccggcgtcgcaacgacagaggtttccccttgccctgcgccaccatccagagggatgagaggttcgacaacctcgtcaagttctatcttcctcccactcaattctctcgagagaaactccttctcgagaaaagttccgtttttagcaacaaacactttgccctcggatttgagatagaaggtgtacccaagtgtctcctttgggtaacctatgaagacgcacttttccgctttgggttccagcttttcaggctgaagctttttgacataagcatcacatccccaaactttaagaaacgacaactttggtcttttgacataccacagttcgtatggtgtcgtctcaacggattttgatggtgccctatttaaagtgaatgcagctgtttctaatgcataaccccaaaatgataacggcaaatcagtaagagacatcatagatcgcaccatctctaacaaagtacgattacgacgttcggacacaccattacgctgtggtgttctaggcggtgttaactgcgaaacaattccacattgtcttaagtgagtaccaaactcgaaactcagatattcacccccacgatcagaccgtaggaacttgatcttcttgttacgatgattttctacttcactctgaaattgcttgaacttttcaaatgtttcagacttgtgcttcatcaagtagacataaccatatctacttaaatcgtcagtgaaggtgagaaaataacgatatccgccgcgtgcctccacgctcatcggaccacacacatcggtatgtatgatttccaacaagtcacttgcacgctccattgttccggagaacggagttttagtcatcttgcccatgaggcatggttcgcacgtgttcaagtgaatcaaagtcaagtgactccaaaagtccatcagcatggagtttcttcatgcgctttacaccaatatgacccaagcggcagtgccacaaaaatatggcgctatcattgtttactctaactcttttggtctcaatgttatgtatatgcgtatcgctatcgagattcaatatgaacaatcctctcacattcggtgcatgaccataaaagatgttactcatagaaatagaacaaccattattctcagacttaaaagagtaaccgtctcgcaataaacaagatccagatataatgttcatgctcaacgcatgcactaaataacaatgatttaagttcatcactaatcccgatggtagttgaagtgacacggtgccgacggcga
Coding sequences within:
- the LOC123440234 gene encoding 8-amino-7-oxononanoate synthase-like; the encoded protein is MAQWDTLVDGALASLAARRVLLNTRLIALPPPPPPSETSFAGPGPWDRATVEIQVDRASIRQWLAANGEVSSQEEEGELNRELILFSGNDYMCLSSHPAVREAAVKAAQEYGMGPRGSSLICGYTTYHKLVEESLAKLQRKEDCLLCPTGFSANTALMSALGSISSLLAAGRKPTQDERIAIFSDALNHASTIDGIRLVERQHQAAAFVYKHSDMSHLNFLLSSCPMEKKVVVTDSLFSMDGDFALLPQLVELRKKHGFLLVVDDAHGTLVCGENGGGIPELFGCEDDIDICVGSLSKGAGCQGGFIACSTRWKRLILSRGRSFIFSTALPLPVVASVHAAVHVAKKERWRRSVIWEHVRYFASLTKLNVTSPIIVIIVGSEEAAVKAHRHLLRSGFLVQPIRPPVVPPNSSRLRITLSCAHTSDDIRRLVDALAPWLPTRQYAEQGCASVSRL